From a region of the Triticum aestivum cultivar Chinese Spring chromosome 7D, IWGSC CS RefSeq v2.1, whole genome shotgun sequence genome:
- the LOC123171304 gene encoding B3 domain-containing protein Os06g0107800-like, producing the protein MALTAALGRRGAEQDRDGGGSNGGNDNGGGEARMIMREHMFDKVVTPSDVGKLNRLVVPKHFAERHLLPRVPGGAAGAACPGAVLRFEDGRGGGKAWAFRFSYWSSSQSYVITKGWSAFVRDRRLAAGDTVSFCRAGARLFIDCRRRGAGVVSAPTTRLLVPVALPQQATSDEDRAPRGRRLRLFGVDLELAGAER; encoded by the coding sequence ATGGCGTTGACGGCCGCGCTGGGGAGACGGGGAGCGGAGCAAGATCGGGACGGCGGCGGCAGCAATGGTGGCAATGAcaatggcggcggcgaggcgaggatGATCATGCGGGAGCACATGTTCGACAAGGTGGTGACGCCGAGCGACGTGGGGAAGCTGAACCGGCTGGTGGTGCCCAAGCACTTCGCGGAGCGGCACCTCCTCCCGCGGGTCCCCGGcggcgcggcgggggcggcctgCCCCGGAGCCGTGCTGCGGTTcgaggacggccggggcggcgggaAGGCGTGGGCGTTCCGCTTCTCCTACTGGAGCAGCAGCCAGAGCTACGTCATCACGAAAGGGTGGAGCGCCTTCGTCCGCGACCGCCGTCTCGCCGCCGGCGACACCGTCTCCTTCTGCCGAGCCGGTGCGCGCCTCTTCATCGACTGCCGGAGGCGTGGCGCCGGGGTCGTCTCGGCGCCGACGACAAGGCTCCTCGTGCCAGTGGCGCTTCCGCAGCAGGCGACGTCGGACGAAGACAGGGCACCGCGCGGGCGGCGCCTCCGGCTGTTCGGCGTGGACCTCGAGCTCGCCGGTGCAGAGCGATAG